The proteins below are encoded in one region of Zerene cesonia ecotype Mississippi chromosome 10, Zerene_cesonia_1.1, whole genome shotgun sequence:
- the LOC119829413 gene encoding phospholipase ABHD3 yields MLKMIFYIFELKKELLVCLSLSVLYVTYYLVEVVKKPLLICGKGEFRQMLEEKVPLLNEPYWPTPWCVESRLQTVIASVLRSRILPTVNYRREILRLSDGGQVALDWADAPGGDATRPVMLVLPGLTGGSHADYVRCLVAAARQLGAHCVVFNNRGLGGVPLTTPRLYCAVSHEDLAEVVEAVRGRGGPLLGVGVSLGGLILGHYLAAHGERARLHAALIVSSPLDVERGSACIERPPLNALLSRHMARNLRNTVRAHAPLRAGPWDWAAVDASRSVRQFDAAFTTKHFGFASVEHYYRAATLRGKLERVRVPLLCLCAADDPFQPLHGE; encoded by the exons ATGCTTAAAATGATATTCTATATTTTCGaattaaagaaagaattaCTTGTGTGCTTATCTTTATCGGTACTTTATGTTACTTATTACCTAGTGGAAGTCGTCAAG AAACCATTGTTAATATGCGGCAAAGGAGAATTTCGACAAATGCTGGAAGAGAAAGTACCTCTTCTAAATGAACCATATTGGCCGACTCCATGGTGTGTGGAGTCCAGGCTTCAGACAGTGATTGCATCAGTCCTTCGTTCTCGGATCTTGCCGACCGTGAATTATCGAAG AGAAATTCTCCGGTTATCGGACGGCGGACAAGTGGCCCTAGACTGGGCGGACGCGCCGGGCGGAGACGCGACGCGGCCGGTGATGCTGGTGCTGCCCGGGCTCACGGGCGGCTCGCACGCGGACTACGTGCGCTGCCTCGTGGCCGCCGCGCGCCAGCTCGGTGCGCACTGCGTCGTCTTCAACAACCGCGGGCTCGGCGGGGTGCCGCTCACT ACGCCCCGGCTGTACTGCGCGGTGAGCCACGAGGACCTGGCGGAGGTGGTGGAGGCggtgcgcgggcgcggcgggccgCTGCTGGGCGTGGGCGTGTCGCTGGGCGGGCTCATCCTGGGGCACTACCTGGCGGCGCACGGCGAGCGCGCGCGCCTGCACGCCGCGCTCATCGTGTCGTCGCCGCTGGACGTGGAGCGCGGCTCGGCGTGCATCGAGCGGCCGCCGCTGAACGCGCTGCTGTCGCGGCACATGGCGCGCAACCTGCGCAACACGGTGCGCGCGCACGCGCCGCTGCGCGCCGGCCCGTGGGACTGGGCCGCGGTGGACGCGAGCCGCTCCGTGCGCCAGTTCGACGCCGCCTTCACCACCAAGCACTTCGGCTTCGCCTCCGTGGAGCACTACTACCGCGCCGCCACGCTGCGCGGCAAGCTGGAGCGCGTGCGCGTGCCGCTGCTCTGCCTCTGCGCCGCCGACGACCCGTTCCAGCCCTTGCACGGTGAGTGA
- the LOC119829412 gene encoding probable malonyl-CoA-acyl carrier protein transacylase, mitochondrial: MLSSIRLLRRTCACLRLQKRSIKQNSNSDSPLRRLLRDASAFGEADPTKAPEGELLWATQPYATGVKEPPPHQVDPTETTVLLFPGQGSQYVGMGKCLDNVPSAKELYELASSVVGWDVARVCREGPEEELQRRCQTAVLVTSLGALELARETRPGAIERVRAVAGFSLGEITAMVYVGALQLEQALRLVEVRAAAMEAAARERAGGMLTVWLAPDARLGALLHAARDHAARPDAVCQVANYLYPGCKVLAGDEEALRYVEREGRRLGVRRSARVRVAGAFHTPLMARAEAAVREALRACDVAAPRVPLVSGVDARAVLSAPAARRRLARLTAAPVRWEQVLHALYARPRPTPQPLTLALGPGAALRATLKLVNARAWDASLHVDV, from the exons ATGTTATCATCAATACGGTTATTACGTCGCACATGTGCTTGTTTGCGGTTACAAAAACgatcaattaaacaaaattcaaactcAGATAGCCCACTGCGACGCCTGCTTCGAGATGCAAGTGCGTTTGGTGAAGCAGACCCTACAAAAGCGCCAGAAGGCGAGTTGCTATGGGCAACACAACCGTACGCTACAGGTGTCAAAGAGCCTCCCCCTCACCAGGTTGACCCGACAGAGACCACAGTCCTATTATTCCCTGGCCAAGGGTCACAGTATGTCGGTATGGGGAAGTGCCTTGATAATGTGCCCTCTGCTAAGGAACTGTATGAACTAGCCTCTAGTGTAGTTGG TTGGGATGTGGCGCGAGTATGCCGCGAGGGCCCCGAGGAGGAGCTACAGAGGCGCTGTCAGACTGCTGTGCTGGTAACGTCACTGGGGGCTCTGGAGCTGGCGCGCGAGACTCGGCCCGGCGCCATCGAACGCGTGCGAGCTGTCGCCGGTTTTTCGCTCGGCGAAATCACGGCTATGGTTTACGTGGGGGCCTTGCAGTTGGAACAGGCCCTGCGACTCGTCGAG GTGCGGGCGGCGGCCATGGAGGCGGCGGCGCGGGAGCGCGCGGGCGGCATGCTGACGGTGTGGCTGGCGCCGGACGCCAGGCTGGGCGCGCTGCTGCACGCGGCGCGCGACCACGCCGCGCGCCCCGACGCCGTGTGCCAGGTCGCCAACTACCTGTACCCCGGCTGCAAGGTGCTCGCCGGAGATGAAGAG GCGCTGCGGTACGTGGAGCGCGAGGGGCGGCGCCTCGGCGTGCGGCGCAGCGCGCGCGTGCGCGTGGCCGGCGCCTTCCACACGCCGCTCATGGCGCGCGCCGAGGCGGCCGTGCGCGAGGCGCTGCGCGCGTGCGACGTGGCCGCGCCGCGCGTGCCGCTCGTGTCGGGCGTGGACGCGCGCGCCGTGCTcagcgcgcccgccgcgcgccgccgcctcGCGCGCCTCACGGCCGCGCCCGTGCGCTGGGAGCAGGTGCTGCACGCGCTGTACGCGCGCCCGCGCCCCACGCCGCAGCCGCTCACGCTGGCGCTGGGCCCGGGCGCCGCGCTGCGCGCCACGCTCAAGCTGGTCAACGCGCGCGCCTGGGACGCCTCCCTCCACGTCGACGTCTAG